From one Oncorhynchus keta strain PuntledgeMale-10-30-2019 chromosome 30, Oket_V2, whole genome shotgun sequence genomic stretch:
- the LOC118363688 gene encoding B-cell CLL/lymphoma 9 protein-like isoform X1 yields the protein MMLEVQEERAAGNFSRKERVKKEWDEAGPDSGRANSHVNPSSNNHSPAPNSALAGTGHRNTRAKATPSASPHQHLTPSSVSLGSPSMHSSNPKVRNSPSANTQSSPKQKQEAMVRSPPVMSPSSAAQMDSKLPNQGKPGGAGSQSQPSPCDPKTLGPKGPIGSLGLKNGQGLIAGNGAKGKMKRERSTSVESFEQRDTGTSNSEGDQKELGSRAKRLCVAERRQPYSGADWCSGGESDEEDPGFFNCNSIEMKPLDSNNALSSATSTHNAVGGQSMELGGSGPKPGSKVVYVFTTEMANKAADAVFTGHSDNIIAFHMNNISKGNKPHLPVNNQMGPPRGDSKQLGGAPQQQSSHPSDQNHQQASKAPPPGQQQPAEAQPQGAKPGSFPQDRAASGGMDSKSGSPQDGTPHDPNSNPGGPPGHQTPSGASQQSFPSLDLPNGADAKLTAQQQQLAHELMSSMGDNSEGLSQEQLEHRERSLQTLRDIQRMLFPDDKELSLKDMVAMGQGNTGGPPGPNPSMMEGGPKKPGEQGPLQAMMAQSQNLGKPGGPGGPRPDGPPFGPGGLRDMPFSPDELGPLPPGPPMNSHGGPGGEHGDHTGMNPEQMAWLKLQQEFYEEKKRKQEQMQHRGPMGDMMMHQQGPRGPMMRGPPPPYQINSAGEMWGPEHFPEQMSMGPRGPMHPHMQRMPGGFPPGMMNPGMEGGPNPRGPRPGMNWPDDMGPNMGDGRGFPPGQGQFVGPGGRVERFPNPQAVQEAMFQQGMGSDKQGMGLPPGMIMEMNRMMGGNGPRGPMDGNGPNGGGMMFPRMPGDVGPMSPSSRMEFVKGLGRDMGPEFSMGPGNMNMGPNPQMMQAKMRGEPPMNLSPEEMMKMRGGSMPENMGPQKMMQGPPFPDQGHHPGDFNMGSNRHFPGMGSHGPGNPRCPRGEPPFGPDQRGPNHGNNGRLSHMPPNSGPPPNQRNMGGRKGPQDIQGGQANSPNINPLKSPTLRQVQSPMLGSPSGNLKSPQTPSQLAGMLQGPTAAAVAAAAAAASIKSPPMMGSAGASPVHMKSPSLPAPSPGWTSSPKPPMQSPGIPQNNKQPPLSMTSPNMMGNVEQGGNGPPTAPPSSSASSLPSGSPYPLPPEPTISQNPLSIMMSRMSKFAMPTSTPLYHDAIKTVASSDDDSPPARSPNLPPMNMSGMGMNHHPGHNRMMAPTSQGPMPALSPMGMNTMGSQPLSHGMPNQMPSPNPMGGPHQGPMGPGMMGPHGMMMPGGQDPGMGNPQMIPQGRMGFPHRGQGFPPGHSPPQQVPFPHNGPGPQGGFPHGMGFQVEGGPMGRMGNMGPGGDPGGMCKPNTPGGGQDFNMFNNDNDLHEVMRTGATGMPEFDLSRIIPSEKPSQTLSYFPRGGDGPGGKPHPSGPQGFPPQMQGMMVEGNPRIGMPMQGMGGPPGPGHMGGPQDMPMGNPGHNPMRQLHPGHPGFMPQGMMGPQHRMLSPGQQPGMMGGPGHGMMQVKERGGLMYNHPGPVGSPNMMMSLHGMGGPQQTMMMPPQMRPRGMAGDMGMGFNPGPGNPGNLMF from the exons CAGTCCCAAACAGAAGCAGGAGGCCATGGTGCGCTCTCCACCCGTCATGTCTCCCTCCAGCGCCGCCCAGATGGACTCAAAACTACCCAATCAGGGAAAGCCAGGGGGCGCGGGCAGCCAATCTCAGCCCTCGCCCTGTGACCCCAAAACTCTAGGCCCTAAGGGGCCCATAGGGAGCCTAGGACTAAAAAACGGACAAGGCCTGATTGCAGGCAACGGGGCCAAGGGAAAAATGAAGAGGGAAAGAAGCACTTCGGTGGAGTCGTTTGAGCAGCGTGACACGGGGACGTCCAACAGCGAGGGAGATCAGAAAG AGCTGGGCAGCCGAGCCAAGAGGCTGTGTGTAGCTGAGCGGCGGCAGCCCTACAGTGGAGCGGACTGGTGCTCTGGGGGCGAGAGTGACGAGGAAGACCCAGGGTTCTTTA aCTGCAACTCGATAGAGATGAAGCCTCTGGACTCCAACAACGCGCTCAGCTCGGCCACGTCGACCCACAATGCCGTTGGAGGGCAGAGCATGGAGCTGGGCGGCAGCGGTCCCAAGCCCGGGTCAAAGGTCGTGTACGTCTTCACAACAGAGATGGCCAACAA GGCGGCTGATGCGGTCTTCACAGGCCACTCGGACAACATCATTGCCTTCCACATGAACAACATCTCCAAGGGCAACAAGCCCCACCTACCTGTG AATAATCAGATGGGACCCCCTCGGGGTGACTCCAAGCAGCTGGGCGGAGCCCCCCAGCAGCAGTCATCTCACCCTTCTGACCAGAACCACCAGCAGGCCTCCAAAGCACCTCCACCAGGCCAACAGCAGCCAGCAGAAGCCCAGCCTCAGGGGGCCAAGCCTGGGAGCTTCCCCCAGGACAGGGCCGCCTCTGGGGGCATGGACTCTAAGAGCGGAAGCCCCCAGGACGGCACCCCCCACGACCCTAACAGCAACCCTGGAGGGCCGCCCGGCCACCAGACACCCTCTGGGGCATCCCAACAGAGCTTCCCCTCTCTGGACCTTCCCAATGGTGCCGATGCCAAACTCACggcccagcagcagcagctggcACACGAGCTGATGTCCAGCATGGGGGACAACTCTGAGGGCCTGTCCCAGGAGCAGCTGGAGCACCGAGAACGCTCCCTGCAGACACTACGGGACATCCAACGCATGCTCTTCCCCGATGACAAGGAGTTATCCCTCAAAGACATGGTAGCCATGGGGCAGGGCAACACGGGCGGGCCCCCCGGCCCCAACCCCAGCATGATGGAGGGGGGGCCCAAGAAGCCAGGGGAGCAGGGCCCCCTCCAGGCCATGATGGCCCAGTCCCAGAACCTGGGGAAGCCTGGAGGCCCTGGGGGGCCCCGGCCCGATGGTCCTCCATTTGGGCCCGGAGGCCTCAGAGACATGCCCTTCTCCCCAGACGAGCTGGGGCCCCTGCCTCCTGGGCCGCCTATGAACTCTCACGGAGGGCCCGGCGGTGAGCACGGGGATCACACAGGGATGAACCCGGAGCAGATGGCATGGCTGAAACTGCAGCAGGAGTTCTACGAGGAGAAGAAAAGGAAGCAGGAGCAGATGCAGCACCGGGGGCCCATGGGCGACATGATGATGCACCAACAAGGCCCCCGTGGCCCCATGATGCGCGGGCCCCCGCCTCCCTACCAGATCAATTCGGCTGGGGAGATGTGGGGCCCCGAGCACTTCCCAGAGCAGATGAGCATGGGCCCCCGGGGCCCCATGCACCCCCACATGCAGAGGATGCCTGGCGGCTTCCCTCCTGGCATGATGAACCCTGGTATGGAGGGCGGCCCCAACCCCAGGGGGCCCCGGCCTGGAATGAATTGGCCCGACGACATGGGACCCAACATGGGCGACGGCAGGGGCTTCCCGCCCGGACAGGGGCAGTTTGTAGGGCCAGGGGGTCGGGTGGAGAGGTTCCCCAACCCACAGGCGGTGCAGGAGGCCATGTTCCAGCAGGGCATGGGGAGTGACAAGCAGGGCATGGGGTTGCCCCCGGGCATGATCATGGAGATGAACAGGATGATGGGGGGCAACGGCCCCCGGGGGCCAATGGATGGCAACGGCCCTAACGGAGGAGGCATGATGTTTCCCAGAATGCCTGGCGACGTTGGCCCCATGAGTCCATCCTCCAGGATGGAGTTTGTCAAGGGACTGGGCAGGGACATGGGCCCTGAGTTCAGCATGGGCCCCGGGAACATGAACATGGGGCCCAATCCCCAGATGATGCAGGCTAAAATGAGGGGGGAGCCTCCCATGAACTTGAGCCCTGAGGAGATGATGAAGATGAGAGGAGGCTCCATGCCAGAGAACATGGGCCCTCAGAAGATGATGCAGGGGCCTCCTTTCCCTGACCAGGGTCACCACCCAGGGGACTTCAACATGGGCTCCAACCGCCACTTCCCAGGCATGGGGTCTCACGGGCCTGGGAACCCTAGGTGCCCCAGAGGTGAACCCCCCTTCGGCCCTGACCAGCGAGGACCCAACCACGGCAACAACGGTCGCCTCAGCCATATGCCCCCCAACTCGGGCCCGCCTCCCAACCAGAGGAACATGGGGGGCCGCAAGGGTCCCCAGGACATCCAGGGTGGCCAGGCTAACTCACCCAACATCAACCCCCTCAAGTCCCCTACGCTGAGGCAGGTCCAGTCCCCCATGCTGGGCTCGCCCTCTGGGAACCTCAAGTCCCCCCAGACGCCCTCCCAGCTGGCCGGCATGCTCCAGGGTCCTACGGCGGCGGCAGTGGCTGCAGCCGCGGCAGCTGCCTCCATCAAATCTCCCCCCATGATGGGTTCGGCTGGAGCCTCTCCCGTCCACATGAAGTCGCCCTCGCTCCCGGCACCCTCCCCAGGGTGGACATCGTCCCCCAAGCCCCCCATGCAAAGCCCAGGCATCCCCCAGAACAACAAGCAGCCTCCGCTCAGCATGACCTCACCCAACATGATGGGCAATGTGGAGCAAG GTGGGAATGGTCCCCCCACAGCACCCCCTTCCAGTAGTGCTTCCAGTCTTCCGTCTGGCAGCCCCTACCCCCTGCCCCCTGAGCCCACGATATCTCAGAACCCCCTGTCCATTATGATGTCACGCATGTCCAAGTTCGCCATGCCCACTTCCACGCCCCTCTACCACGATGCCATCAAAACGGTGGCGAGCTCGGACGACGACTCGCCACCGGCCCGCTCGCCGAACCTGCCGCCCATGAACATGTCTG GTATGGGAATGAACCACCACCCGGGCCACAACCGCATGATGGCTCCCACGTCACAAGGCCCCATGCCCGCTCTCAGCCCCATGGGCATGAACACCATGGGCTCCCAGCCCCTCTCCCATGGCATGCCTAACCAGATGCCCTCGCCCAACCCAATGGGGGGGCCCCACCAGGGGCCCATGGGGCCGGGTATGATGGGGCCCCACGGCATGATGATGCCCGGCGGGCAGGACCCAGGGATGGGCAACCCTCAGATGATACCTCAGGGCCGTATGGGCTTCCCCCACCGAGGCCAGGGATTCCCCCCCGGTCACTCTCCTCCTCAGCAGGTCCCTTTCCCTCACAACGGCCCCGGGCCCCAGGGTGGTTTCCCCCACGGCATGGGCTTCCAGGTGGAGGGGGGCCCAATGGGCCGAATGGGGAACATGGGCCCTGGCGGGGATCCGGGCGGCATGTGTAAACCCAACACTCCCGGAGGAGGCCAGGACTTCAACATGTTCAACAATGATAACGACCTCCACGAGGTCATGCGAACGGGAGCCACCGGAATGCCGGAGTTTGACCTCTCCCGGATTATCCCATCGGAAAAGCCCAGCCAGACTCTGTCCTACTTCCCCCGCGGTGGCGACGGCCCGGGGGGGAAACCTCACCCCTCCGGCCCCCAGGGATTCCCTCCCCAGATGCAGGGGATGATGGTGGAGGGGAACCCCAGGATCGGGATGCCCATGCAGGGGATGGGAGGTCCGCCGGGCCCAGGCCACATGGGGGGGCCCCAAGACATGCCAATGGGTAACCCTGGCCACAATCCCATGCGGCAGCTACACCCTGGCCACCCCGGCTTCATGCCCCAGGGCATGATGGGACCCCAGCATCGGATGCTGTCGCCGGGACAGCAGCCGGGCATGATGGGAGGACCTGGGCATGGGATGATGCAGGTTAAAGAAAGGGGGGGGCTCATGTACAATCACCCGGGCCCCGTGGGCTCGCCCAACATGATGATGTCACTCCACGGCATGGGTGGCCCCCAGCAGACTATGATGATGCCGCCTCAGATGAGGCCTCGCGGGATGGCAGGAGACATGGGCATGGGCTTCAACCCTGGTCCCGGAAACCCCGGGAACCTCATGTTCTGA
- the LOC118363688 gene encoding B-cell CLL/lymphoma 9 protein-like isoform X2 — translation MQTWPRLYRDRGTCSPKQKQEAMVRSPPVMSPSSAAQMDSKLPNQGKPGGAGSQSQPSPCDPKTLGPKGPIGSLGLKNGQGLIAGNGAKGKMKRERSTSVESFEQRDTGTSNSEGDQKELGSRAKRLCVAERRQPYSGADWCSGGESDEEDPGFFNCNSIEMKPLDSNNALSSATSTHNAVGGQSMELGGSGPKPGSKVVYVFTTEMANKAADAVFTGHSDNIIAFHMNNISKGNKPHLPVNNQMGPPRGDSKQLGGAPQQQSSHPSDQNHQQASKAPPPGQQQPAEAQPQGAKPGSFPQDRAASGGMDSKSGSPQDGTPHDPNSNPGGPPGHQTPSGASQQSFPSLDLPNGADAKLTAQQQQLAHELMSSMGDNSEGLSQEQLEHRERSLQTLRDIQRMLFPDDKELSLKDMVAMGQGNTGGPPGPNPSMMEGGPKKPGEQGPLQAMMAQSQNLGKPGGPGGPRPDGPPFGPGGLRDMPFSPDELGPLPPGPPMNSHGGPGGEHGDHTGMNPEQMAWLKLQQEFYEEKKRKQEQMQHRGPMGDMMMHQQGPRGPMMRGPPPPYQINSAGEMWGPEHFPEQMSMGPRGPMHPHMQRMPGGFPPGMMNPGMEGGPNPRGPRPGMNWPDDMGPNMGDGRGFPPGQGQFVGPGGRVERFPNPQAVQEAMFQQGMGSDKQGMGLPPGMIMEMNRMMGGNGPRGPMDGNGPNGGGMMFPRMPGDVGPMSPSSRMEFVKGLGRDMGPEFSMGPGNMNMGPNPQMMQAKMRGEPPMNLSPEEMMKMRGGSMPENMGPQKMMQGPPFPDQGHHPGDFNMGSNRHFPGMGSHGPGNPRCPRGEPPFGPDQRGPNHGNNGRLSHMPPNSGPPPNQRNMGGRKGPQDIQGGQANSPNINPLKSPTLRQVQSPMLGSPSGNLKSPQTPSQLAGMLQGPTAAAVAAAAAAASIKSPPMMGSAGASPVHMKSPSLPAPSPGWTSSPKPPMQSPGIPQNNKQPPLSMTSPNMMGNVEQGGNGPPTAPPSSSASSLPSGSPYPLPPEPTISQNPLSIMMSRMSKFAMPTSTPLYHDAIKTVASSDDDSPPARSPNLPPMNMSGMGMNHHPGHNRMMAPTSQGPMPALSPMGMNTMGSQPLSHGMPNQMPSPNPMGGPHQGPMGPGMMGPHGMMMPGGQDPGMGNPQMIPQGRMGFPHRGQGFPPGHSPPQQVPFPHNGPGPQGGFPHGMGFQVEGGPMGRMGNMGPGGDPGGMCKPNTPGGGQDFNMFNNDNDLHEVMRTGATGMPEFDLSRIIPSEKPSQTLSYFPRGGDGPGGKPHPSGPQGFPPQMQGMMVEGNPRIGMPMQGMGGPPGPGHMGGPQDMPMGNPGHNPMRQLHPGHPGFMPQGMMGPQHRMLSPGQQPGMMGGPGHGMMQVKERGGLMYNHPGPVGSPNMMMSLHGMGGPQQTMMMPPQMRPRGMAGDMGMGFNPGPGNPGNLMF, via the exons CAGTCCCAAACAGAAGCAGGAGGCCATGGTGCGCTCTCCACCCGTCATGTCTCCCTCCAGCGCCGCCCAGATGGACTCAAAACTACCCAATCAGGGAAAGCCAGGGGGCGCGGGCAGCCAATCTCAGCCCTCGCCCTGTGACCCCAAAACTCTAGGCCCTAAGGGGCCCATAGGGAGCCTAGGACTAAAAAACGGACAAGGCCTGATTGCAGGCAACGGGGCCAAGGGAAAAATGAAGAGGGAAAGAAGCACTTCGGTGGAGTCGTTTGAGCAGCGTGACACGGGGACGTCCAACAGCGAGGGAGATCAGAAAG AGCTGGGCAGCCGAGCCAAGAGGCTGTGTGTAGCTGAGCGGCGGCAGCCCTACAGTGGAGCGGACTGGTGCTCTGGGGGCGAGAGTGACGAGGAAGACCCAGGGTTCTTTA aCTGCAACTCGATAGAGATGAAGCCTCTGGACTCCAACAACGCGCTCAGCTCGGCCACGTCGACCCACAATGCCGTTGGAGGGCAGAGCATGGAGCTGGGCGGCAGCGGTCCCAAGCCCGGGTCAAAGGTCGTGTACGTCTTCACAACAGAGATGGCCAACAA GGCGGCTGATGCGGTCTTCACAGGCCACTCGGACAACATCATTGCCTTCCACATGAACAACATCTCCAAGGGCAACAAGCCCCACCTACCTGTG AATAATCAGATGGGACCCCCTCGGGGTGACTCCAAGCAGCTGGGCGGAGCCCCCCAGCAGCAGTCATCTCACCCTTCTGACCAGAACCACCAGCAGGCCTCCAAAGCACCTCCACCAGGCCAACAGCAGCCAGCAGAAGCCCAGCCTCAGGGGGCCAAGCCTGGGAGCTTCCCCCAGGACAGGGCCGCCTCTGGGGGCATGGACTCTAAGAGCGGAAGCCCCCAGGACGGCACCCCCCACGACCCTAACAGCAACCCTGGAGGGCCGCCCGGCCACCAGACACCCTCTGGGGCATCCCAACAGAGCTTCCCCTCTCTGGACCTTCCCAATGGTGCCGATGCCAAACTCACggcccagcagcagcagctggcACACGAGCTGATGTCCAGCATGGGGGACAACTCTGAGGGCCTGTCCCAGGAGCAGCTGGAGCACCGAGAACGCTCCCTGCAGACACTACGGGACATCCAACGCATGCTCTTCCCCGATGACAAGGAGTTATCCCTCAAAGACATGGTAGCCATGGGGCAGGGCAACACGGGCGGGCCCCCCGGCCCCAACCCCAGCATGATGGAGGGGGGGCCCAAGAAGCCAGGGGAGCAGGGCCCCCTCCAGGCCATGATGGCCCAGTCCCAGAACCTGGGGAAGCCTGGAGGCCCTGGGGGGCCCCGGCCCGATGGTCCTCCATTTGGGCCCGGAGGCCTCAGAGACATGCCCTTCTCCCCAGACGAGCTGGGGCCCCTGCCTCCTGGGCCGCCTATGAACTCTCACGGAGGGCCCGGCGGTGAGCACGGGGATCACACAGGGATGAACCCGGAGCAGATGGCATGGCTGAAACTGCAGCAGGAGTTCTACGAGGAGAAGAAAAGGAAGCAGGAGCAGATGCAGCACCGGGGGCCCATGGGCGACATGATGATGCACCAACAAGGCCCCCGTGGCCCCATGATGCGCGGGCCCCCGCCTCCCTACCAGATCAATTCGGCTGGGGAGATGTGGGGCCCCGAGCACTTCCCAGAGCAGATGAGCATGGGCCCCCGGGGCCCCATGCACCCCCACATGCAGAGGATGCCTGGCGGCTTCCCTCCTGGCATGATGAACCCTGGTATGGAGGGCGGCCCCAACCCCAGGGGGCCCCGGCCTGGAATGAATTGGCCCGACGACATGGGACCCAACATGGGCGACGGCAGGGGCTTCCCGCCCGGACAGGGGCAGTTTGTAGGGCCAGGGGGTCGGGTGGAGAGGTTCCCCAACCCACAGGCGGTGCAGGAGGCCATGTTCCAGCAGGGCATGGGGAGTGACAAGCAGGGCATGGGGTTGCCCCCGGGCATGATCATGGAGATGAACAGGATGATGGGGGGCAACGGCCCCCGGGGGCCAATGGATGGCAACGGCCCTAACGGAGGAGGCATGATGTTTCCCAGAATGCCTGGCGACGTTGGCCCCATGAGTCCATCCTCCAGGATGGAGTTTGTCAAGGGACTGGGCAGGGACATGGGCCCTGAGTTCAGCATGGGCCCCGGGAACATGAACATGGGGCCCAATCCCCAGATGATGCAGGCTAAAATGAGGGGGGAGCCTCCCATGAACTTGAGCCCTGAGGAGATGATGAAGATGAGAGGAGGCTCCATGCCAGAGAACATGGGCCCTCAGAAGATGATGCAGGGGCCTCCTTTCCCTGACCAGGGTCACCACCCAGGGGACTTCAACATGGGCTCCAACCGCCACTTCCCAGGCATGGGGTCTCACGGGCCTGGGAACCCTAGGTGCCCCAGAGGTGAACCCCCCTTCGGCCCTGACCAGCGAGGACCCAACCACGGCAACAACGGTCGCCTCAGCCATATGCCCCCCAACTCGGGCCCGCCTCCCAACCAGAGGAACATGGGGGGCCGCAAGGGTCCCCAGGACATCCAGGGTGGCCAGGCTAACTCACCCAACATCAACCCCCTCAAGTCCCCTACGCTGAGGCAGGTCCAGTCCCCCATGCTGGGCTCGCCCTCTGGGAACCTCAAGTCCCCCCAGACGCCCTCCCAGCTGGCCGGCATGCTCCAGGGTCCTACGGCGGCGGCAGTGGCTGCAGCCGCGGCAGCTGCCTCCATCAAATCTCCCCCCATGATGGGTTCGGCTGGAGCCTCTCCCGTCCACATGAAGTCGCCCTCGCTCCCGGCACCCTCCCCAGGGTGGACATCGTCCCCCAAGCCCCCCATGCAAAGCCCAGGCATCCCCCAGAACAACAAGCAGCCTCCGCTCAGCATGACCTCACCCAACATGATGGGCAATGTGGAGCAAG GTGGGAATGGTCCCCCCACAGCACCCCCTTCCAGTAGTGCTTCCAGTCTTCCGTCTGGCAGCCCCTACCCCCTGCCCCCTGAGCCCACGATATCTCAGAACCCCCTGTCCATTATGATGTCACGCATGTCCAAGTTCGCCATGCCCACTTCCACGCCCCTCTACCACGATGCCATCAAAACGGTGGCGAGCTCGGACGACGACTCGCCACCGGCCCGCTCGCCGAACCTGCCGCCCATGAACATGTCTG GTATGGGAATGAACCACCACCCGGGCCACAACCGCATGATGGCTCCCACGTCACAAGGCCCCATGCCCGCTCTCAGCCCCATGGGCATGAACACCATGGGCTCCCAGCCCCTCTCCCATGGCATGCCTAACCAGATGCCCTCGCCCAACCCAATGGGGGGGCCCCACCAGGGGCCCATGGGGCCGGGTATGATGGGGCCCCACGGCATGATGATGCCCGGCGGGCAGGACCCAGGGATGGGCAACCCTCAGATGATACCTCAGGGCCGTATGGGCTTCCCCCACCGAGGCCAGGGATTCCCCCCCGGTCACTCTCCTCCTCAGCAGGTCCCTTTCCCTCACAACGGCCCCGGGCCCCAGGGTGGTTTCCCCCACGGCATGGGCTTCCAGGTGGAGGGGGGCCCAATGGGCCGAATGGGGAACATGGGCCCTGGCGGGGATCCGGGCGGCATGTGTAAACCCAACACTCCCGGAGGAGGCCAGGACTTCAACATGTTCAACAATGATAACGACCTCCACGAGGTCATGCGAACGGGAGCCACCGGAATGCCGGAGTTTGACCTCTCCCGGATTATCCCATCGGAAAAGCCCAGCCAGACTCTGTCCTACTTCCCCCGCGGTGGCGACGGCCCGGGGGGGAAACCTCACCCCTCCGGCCCCCAGGGATTCCCTCCCCAGATGCAGGGGATGATGGTGGAGGGGAACCCCAGGATCGGGATGCCCATGCAGGGGATGGGAGGTCCGCCGGGCCCAGGCCACATGGGGGGGCCCCAAGACATGCCAATGGGTAACCCTGGCCACAATCCCATGCGGCAGCTACACCCTGGCCACCCCGGCTTCATGCCCCAGGGCATGATGGGACCCCAGCATCGGATGCTGTCGCCGGGACAGCAGCCGGGCATGATGGGAGGACCTGGGCATGGGATGATGCAGGTTAAAGAAAGGGGGGGGCTCATGTACAATCACCCGGGCCCCGTGGGCTCGCCCAACATGATGATGTCACTCCACGGCATGGGTGGCCCCCAGCAGACTATGATGATGCCGCCTCAGATGAGGCCTCGCGGGATGGCAGGAGACATGGGCATGGGCTTCAACCCTGGTCCCGGAAACCCCGGGAACCTCATGTTCTGA
- the LOC118363690 gene encoding gap junction alpha-5 protein-like, giving the protein MADWSLLGNFLEEVQEHSTSVGKVWLTILFIFRILVLGTAAESSWGDEQEDFTCDTEQPGCENVCYDTAFPIAHIRYWVLQIVFVSTPSLIYMGHAMHTVRMEEKRRRKEQEDQGGGDGEEGGEGGEEKHYLEHGEDKGGECGKEGSGIGRVRLRGALLQTYVLSILIRTLMEVVFIVVQYILYGVFLNALYVCHSRPCPHPVNCYVSRPTEKNVFIVFMLAVSGVSLFLSAVELYHLAFKQCQRFLRSKRQQQQQQQHQLLQGRTPSSATVIAAEPDSPPRPSMPCTPPPDFSQCVSSSPHTHPMHTQSHPHPSCPPFNNRLAHQQNSVNMATERHRVVHDDLGKEDFLHMTYEGHADTPNACIPPPSLLQNGYQNGYLKDKRRLSKTSGSSSRVRPDDLAV; this is encoded by the coding sequence ATGGCCGACTGGAGTCTACTGGGAAACTTCTTGGAAGAGGTGCAGGAACACTCGACATCTGTGGGCAAGGTGTGGCTCACCATCCTCTTCATCTTCCGTATTCTCGTCTTGGGCACGGCCGCCGAGTCGTCGTGGGGCGACGAGCAGGAGGACTTCACCTGCGACACGGAGCAGCCTGGTTGCGAGAACGTTTGTTACGACACGGCCTTCCCCATCGCCCACATCCGCTACTGGGTGCTGCAGATTGTCTTTGTGTCCACACCGTCGCTCATCTACATGGGCCACGCCATGCACACGGTGCGTATGGAGGAGAAACGCCGGCGCAAGGAGCAGGAGGACCAGGGGGGAGGTgacggggaggaaggaggggaaggaggagaggagaagcatTATCTGGAGCACGGGGAAGACAAGGGGGGAGAGTGCGGGAAGGAGGGCAGCGGCATAGGGAGGGTGCGTCTGCGCGGGGCGCTGCTGCAGACTTACGTGTTGAGCATCCTGATCCGGACGCTAATGGAGGTGGTCTTCATCGTGGTGCAGTACATCCTCTACGGGGTCTTCCTCAACGCTCTGTACGTGTGCCACAGTCGGCCCTGTCCCCACCCGGTTAACTGTTACGTCTCACGGCCCACGGAGAAGAATGTGTTCATCGTGTTCATGCTGGCCGTGTCGGGCGTGTCGCTGTTTCTCAGCGCCGTGGAGCTCTACCACCTGGCCTTTAAGCAATGTCAGAGGTTTCTGAGGAGTAAAcgacaacagcaacaacaacagcaacatcaACTGCTACAAGGACGCACGCCCTCAAGTGCTACGGTCATAGCCGCTGAACCGGACAGCCCACCCCGTCCGTCCATGCCATGCACCCCGCCCCCAGACTTCAGCCAGTGTGTGAGCTcttcccctcacacacaccccatgCACACCCAATCCCACCCCCATCCTAGCTGCCCTCCCTTCAACAACCGGCTGGCCCACCAGCAGAACTCAGTCAACATGGCCACTGAGCGCCACCGTGTTGTCCACGATGACCTGGGGAAGGAAGACTTCCTGCACATGACCTATGAGGGGCACGCCGACACGCCCAACGCCTGCATCCCGCCCCCTTCGCTGCTCCAAAACGGCTACCAAAATGGCTACCTGAAAGACAAGAGGCGTCTGAGCAAGACCAGCGGCTCCAGTAGCCGCGTGCGACCCGATGACTTGGCTGTGTAG